In Parasteatoda tepidariorum isolate YZ-2023 chromosome 2, CAS_Ptep_4.0, whole genome shotgun sequence, one DNA window encodes the following:
- the LOC139425084 gene encoding class E basic helix-loop-helix protein 22-like — MIINFKSICLFASIVFVGILIPSTIAGTIIKLPKIMGGKGGGGGGGGVMQLLAAGIVVKMLQGLPNFSMLKGGGSDSMTMVTPVHVPSSAMMSGGMMAWPMMNSGWPSGGMMMGMDSGWSSAMMGSGWNTGGMMGSGYNSGGMGGSGWNSMESGGMMGSGWNNNGKGRPMMGNMGD; from the coding sequence ATGATAATCAACTTCAAAAGTATATGCCTCTTTGCATCAATAGTATTTGTAGGAATATTAATACCATCTACTATTGCTGGAACTATCATAAAATTACCCAAAATCATGGGTGGTAAAGGAGGAGGTGGTGGAGGAGGAGGCGTAATGCAGCTACTGGCAGCTGGAATAGTGGTTAAAATGCTTCAGGGACTTCCAAACTTCAGCATGCTCAAGGGTGGTGGTAGTGACAGCATGACCATGGTCACGCCCGTTCACGTACCATCATCAGCCATGATGAGTGGTGGAATGATGGCATGGCCTATGATGAATTCTGGTTGGCCATCTGGTGGAATGATGATGGGTATGGATTCAGGATGGAGTTCTGCAATGATGGGATCTGGGTGGAATACTGGTGGAATGATGGGATCTGGATACAACTCTGGTGGAATGGGAGGCTCTGGATGGAACTCAATGGAAAGCGGTGGCATGATGGGATCGGGATGGAATAATAACGGAAAAGGCAGACCTATGATGGGAAACATGGGAGACTGA